ACCTAAACAATGACCATGTTTACACTAAATATTCCTAGACATACCTGCTCCAAAGTTATCTCTTTCTTCTACCATTTGTGTATTTGTAACTTGGTCTTGGTCTGCTGTTTACACCAATCTCTTTTTCCTGGGATAGCCGTCAACGTTGCTGTTATCTGAAATAACCATAATGAAAAGGAAGGTGAAAGCAGTCTCCAGCCATTCTGGTAAAAGTTACAAGAAAGTGCTAGGTGTGCTGAAGAATAATGACTCAGCTacatatcaaagaaaaagtttccgTCTTAACCAAAAAGATTTGAATGAGGGAGGCACAAACACAATTTCTTGAAGATGCTCATAGTAGCAGAAGTCTACTCTTGTaactgaacataaaaaaaaaaacttacagaaataaatacctTTACTGTCACTGCAAGGGCGACTTTAACACATTATCTCGTCTAACATCTAAAGTGCAGTCACATCTCAATATGGCCATAGCAGTCTGTCTCACAATACTCAATACTTCAATTCCCAGAGGTGTAAGAACTGTAACTGCCAGAACTTCACCAACATTGTAGAATATATTTAGCATCGTCTTTATAGGAGGATCCTATTCAGACCTAAGCTTTCATCTTCTCAAATGAACATGACAGCAATAAATGTGTAGATTTCTGTTTGGAAAATAGCAGACACAAACAAGCACTGATATGCAGGTTATATATGGtgtgttgtggccctatgctcctcgaggagtaacaagaataAACTTAACCCCATGGTGTGTGGGTAAGAAGTAAACCAGATTGTAGGCAGAATATTTTGGCCAATCACTGCCAGTTATACAGTACACCAAACCTTTCTAGAACAAAAGaactcagtttaaaaaaaaaaattcttggatataatacttttttcaaataattatggTTTATGAACATAGTCTCAAGTTTACAGTGATATTAAACAAAGTAGATATACAGAAGTTtgcatcaatttaaaaaaactgctgagCTGAACCATGTGGCTTACTAATCCCTACCTGTTctctgcaaagaaaaatgtccGCACAGTACAATTTAGTACAGCCCTTTTACTCTTGTAACACATGCTAAGAATAAGAATGCAAAGTCATACACACATGCAGTTCATCATACACCAGGAATGAAAACTCCAGCAAATCAAAGACTGTACAAGATGTTTTAATGTTGACgcaagatgaaagaaatgagtttgaataaacacaaaatagtaacaaaatgTTGAACATCTTgctaaacatcaaagaatgcaACTACACTGTTGCAGAGTCAAACACATGCGCAAgcgcatgtgcacacacacacacatgcacgcacaaataTGCATATATTGCTGGGACAGTTGTAAGATCATCTTTCACTATACCATGTAGTAGAGCTGCAGCCAAAACCATATGATCATAGTATCTTAATTAAAAGgcttttattattacattaataACACActggaaaaaatacattttcaacatttgtttAATCAGTGGATGGAGATGTGCCTGGCATAAGTCTTTACATTAGAATCCTATACATCCCCAAAAATATACAGGTACTTGGGGGCCATTCAACGTCTGCCAAGATTTTTGTGTCCGCACACTATTTTACCTTCACTTTGTTGGattttctgtcagtctgttttcTACCATTTTGAGACTTATTTTGTGCTAAATGTGGCAGACTGAGAGAAAACTGTCAGTGTATCTTTACTAGCAACTAATTTTTGTCAGTCTTGCTAACTAGCACTCTATTTCCAAATCCCCTCCATGCACAAACAATTGCACttacacacactcatatattataaaacttttCACGACTGTATTTCACAAGGTAGCATGATTGTTTTACAAGCAGACACATCAGAATAATTATATGTTTGGTCAAGCACTGAAATTTGGTTATTTCTAAGTACTGCTTTCACTGGTTGCTTTTGTCTCATGTGCTTTCACATCTGCTTCACCATGGACATCACATTCATTTCAAAAACCCCGTGAAAGGAAAGTGAAGTAGATCTTCAGTCTAAGCATGACAGTGAATCGTAGCAGTTGAACACTGAGTTTTGTCTGCACTAATCAAAACATGGGAACAACACATAATCTAAGAAGTTTTCCTGGGAGTAATCACCTTCAATTGCTCTTTCACTGAAATTTCAGTCACAGAACACTGAAGGTGGAACCCATCTGAACCAGCTTTACAGAAACAGGCAGAgacatatttcattttatgttcAACAGACTGCCATTTTAGCAACAACTCCAGCTTGAACACATGATTAGAAACATTATCTCTGCGACTTTATGCGCTCTCCATTagctttcattttgtcttttgatgGCTTGTCCTTTTTGCCTTTACGCATTTTCTTGAACTTTGTTACATAAGCTTCAACAAGCTGCTGTATTTTTTGTGGGTTGATATCTCCACTTTTGCTGTGGCATACCTGGGGACACACACAAAGCTTttaagtaacaaaataaaaaaaaatatttaaaaatatataaaataattcttgtttCACACACAGCTGCATCAAGTTAAATCTCTTCTGAAAAGATGTTTAAATTCTGTAGAAGCAACATAATGACTTCTTCCATTTATTACCTAGATGACATCCCTCCCTGAACATAATGTGCAAGAAACTTtagtatttaattttcttttctatggaTGGATCATTGTCTTACCTTTGGTACACACTTCCGAAGAATTTCCTTGTACTCatctttgcttattttcttgtgGCTGTAGAATGGCCTGATAGCCTGTTTTACTTCATCAACCACACGCTCCTGCAGGTGGAGTTTTTTGAGATACTGCAAAGATACCATAAACATAAGATGTAACTGATAAAACACTTTAGTTTGCACAGATGTTGTAGGTCAAATTGCCATTATTTTTGTATCATTTTTAAGATATGACACTGTAACTACATGTGCAATCTATTTTATAGACCTGTGCAGAAAGGCACATCTTAAAACATTTACCTTCTCCTTGTTGGTCAGGTCAACAGCAGAAGTAGGAACATCATCCCCAGCCTGAGATGTCAGTTTCTTTATGACGCTGCTCAGTGCCTTTAAATCTATGGCTGCCAGAGGTTTGGAGTTGTTGACCTCACTATGGCCATGTGCAGGTTCTGTGTCTTGGTCTGGGGGTGTAGGAAGTTCCAACTCACACTCATCCTCCAGAGGAGACATATCCATGTCAATGACCTCTGTAGAATCCTCTGGATCATCAGGTGCCACATCCATGATCTGAACTGCTGACAGGCTGTTTTTGTTGTCAGCTTTTCCTGCAGGTCCTGGAGGCAAGGGTACTTTAAAAACAGATGGCAACAGCTTGCTTCTAGATATGCTATCTTCTTGCCTGGTGGAAATTTCTGAATCCTTCAAGCCTGCAAGATTTTTACAAGCCAACAGTTCTGGCAAAGGGAGATCAAACTTCTTTCCTGCCATCTCCTCTTCCTGGAGTCCAGCCTCCATCTGATGTGACAGAGAGTGTTGATGAGACAGTGGATGTGGCTGAGATGGAGGATGTGGCAACAAGTGAAGAGCCTGGGGAGGAATAGGAGGTGCTGGCATGGGTGCAATGTCTGATAGGGATGTGTGAACTGATGCAGGGAACTGTCCAATTGTTGGGGGAGGTCCTTCCAGAGGCAGAGTTTCAAATCCTCCATTTAACTGTGGAGCATATCCTctgggaggaggaggtggaggtgcTGGAGGAAGGCGTTGACCAAACTGATTCTGAAGTGAAATGATGCCAGGTCCCCCAACCTGCCACTGGAAGCGTGGGGGCAAAGGTGGAGCAGGCATCTGGGAAGAAAAGCGGGGATAAGGTGGACGGCTGACAATAACAGGATTGACAAGGAGGTGACGATGAGGGCCAAATGTCACAGCAGGAAGAGGTACACTTTGTGAAGGTGGTTGTAATATCCCTCCTTCCCTGAGAAACTGCCCTGCTAGTCCACCCATCATGTCAAGCTGGGGAGGTGGGAGGGCATGAGCCTCTCCACTGGCAAACAAAGCCTCTCTCTCAAGTTCTTCATCTGTTGGATGAGCAGGATCGTAAACACTTTCTTCAAGCTTGCCACCACGTACAGGTGTTGGTAAAAGACCTTCACCCGAACCAGGTTTTGGCAGAGGCCCTTCCAGAGACACTGACCTAGGCAACAACCCTTCACCACTCGTTACAGTCTGTACTTGTTGAGAAGCATCCTCAGTCTTTTCTGGCACAATTATGTCTGAAGGCTCCTCCTCACCTTTCTCAATAAGACCACTAGCTGAATCCTCAGTACTATCAGCTGGCTCATCAACTGCAGGCGATTCCACTTCTTGTTCTACATCAACTATTTCTAACTTTCCtttctcctcttcatcatctgtCTCGTCCTCTTGTGCCTCTGGCACAGGTTCAGGGACAGGGGATGCTACTGGAGAAGGAGTTTCTGATGGGTCTTTGGCATGGGTATCACTTGGGCTCCAGGTCACAGCCTGCCTCTTGGCTGGGACTGGTGCCTCATCTGGTTTGCTATCACTGTGGTGACGAGAGTGACGCTTTCGGCGAGTTATTTCTACAATATCAACATCAGATTCTTCGTCATCattaagattttctttattcCAACCCTCTCTGTCAACTGAAAGTGGACTGCGTGAATGAGAATCAGATGGGCTTCTACGTGATCGACGTTCACGGCTTTTGTCCTTGCGTTTCTTTTTATGGgattgtctttctctgtctccagaTCTCTCCCTGCCCCTTGATCTGCGATTGCGGTGATGTGATCGATCCCTTGAATGTGACCTAGACCTAGACCTTGACCTTCTACTTCGCCGTCTTTCTCGTGATCTGCTTCTCCTCTCGTGAGAGCGACTATGTGACCGATGACGTCGTCTTCGGGAGCGATCAGATTCAGACCGCCTTCCTGAATCTGACCGCCGATCTGACTCACTTCTGCCCTGTGACTCTCTGTCTCTATAAGACTCTTTGTCCCTGTACGAATCTTTGTCTTTGTACAAATCTCTGTATGAATCTTTGTCTTTGTATGAGTCTTTGTATGTATCCTTCTCTCTATAtgtatctttctctctgtatgaGTCTTTAGAAGAATCCTTTTCTCTATGAGGCTCTTTGTCTCTGTGTACATCCTTATCTCTATATGAGTCTTTACCTCTAAATGAGTCTTTTTCTCTGTAAGAGTCTTTGTGAGACTCTCTATATGAGTCTTTGTCTCTATGCGAATCTCTCTCATGGCGAGACTCTCGTCGCCTTTCCTCTTTTCGACGTCGGTCAGGGTCATCTCGGTGCCGCCCTTCCTCTCTAATAACAATGCGCAAGTCTGCCCCATCCTGTTCTACTGTTCGTTTCTTTTTTGGTATACGTGGCAACTCTGAGATAGGCATTTTGGGTATTTggttgatgtcatcatcctcatcatcttcaACAATAAGCATATCAATGGGTTCTGTTTCTGCAGGTGGCTCAATTATCTGCACATCTTCATCACTCTCATACTTAGGTTCTGCCTTAACAGCCTGTACAACTCTTGAGTCACCTTCTTCCCCCTCTTCAGTGTCTCTCCTCTCAATGACTCGAGTCACACCCAGGCATCTAGCTCCTGAGATGCTATGCTCTGTAGCTGAGCTCCTAGCATCTTCTATGTCCTCCTCAGATAGTAAATGTGAGACCCTGTTATCTTCTGACATCCTTGTGTCAGAAGGGTACTTTTCCTGAACACACAGATCTGCTTGTTCCTTTTCATCAAAGTCAGGCGGTGTCTCTGCAATGCCAATGCGATCATCACTACCATGAGCCTTTCTGGAGTCTTTATCAGAATCTTTCCTTTTTGAAACATCTTCCCTTTGACTATTTTTAGCAACACTTTCACCATGTCCTGCTGCTACTGGTCCTGTAGGATGTAACTTCTCTTCCTTGCttaaattttctctttcagCCATATATTGTTCCTCTTCTCTACATTCTAGGTGCTCAGCAGGTGACAAAAGCAGGACATCTTGTGACTGTTTCTGACCTGTGGCAAATAAGTAGAATATAAGTACAGACCTTGACCTCAAAGTGAATTAACAATGACACCCTACAATGCAAGGTTTTCAAAACTACTCTTCAACTGTAAGACAATCTTATTTGTACAATCTGGGATATATTATAATATCATAACCTTTATaagttataattttattatagcTTAGCAGCTTCCAATTTTCAGAAAACTTTTAAGCTCATAACATTCTGCTGCCTTTCAAGACACTTGACATAGTTAAATATGTAATAACAAGACTCACTGTGTTCTGGCACTGGGCTGGATTCAGGACCAAGCTCAGTGTGTTTTTCAATGCGGTCCCTTCTACAATTTTCTTGCTGATCGCCTGCCTTCTCCTTTTTCTGTATACCCCGATCTTCCTCTTCCCCCTCCTCAGAAGCATTGTCTGGAGGACACAAATTGTCTAAAAATGTATCACTCATTTCAAAACTTCCCCTTGATTCTTGACTAGCTTGGCTAGGGCCCAGTTCTTGGGGGCTGTCGACATTGTGGTCACTCACAGGTAATGCATCATGATCAATTTTGTAGTCTTTACTGTCACCATCATCATGGCTGACTGAACCATGGTTGAGTGCATGGTCTGCATGGCTGCCACCTGATGTGTCACTATGGCAGCCATAGTCAGTGGGGAAGCTGGCGCCACTGGAGTGCTGGCTGCCAGATGCCGAGGTATTGTGTCTGTGGTCGATGTCCTGAAAACTATCATCACTCTCTTCATCCCCTGTTGGGTGAGTTGGGGAGTACCGACTGTCCTGGCCATTCTCACTCCTGTGACAAGAATTGGCACCATCATCCTGTTCCACACGGGGTGAAGACTCTGATGAGCCAGCCTCCAGATCTATCTCCATACCCATCTCCTCTGAGGAGCTAGGGTACTCTGGGCTACTTTCCATCATCACTTTTCTAGTACTTTTCCCCTTCTTTGATAACTGTTACATCTTGTTCAGGTCTTGAGCCAGTCTTAGGAAAATCTTTTTACGATCTTGCCTGGCTGCTGCTGAGTGACAAGCAGCTACCCTTGGCAGTATCTGTAATGAAAGTAGTAATTTGCTTAAACTTAGTCTTCAGTGTTGTGTATACTAGTTCTTTTTTGTGGAttaatcagtttttattttactatgcATGTGAACTTCTCTAAAACATCTTTATATCAAGATTTTATCATATGCGATGATTGCTCACTGCCTGTTTCAAAATGTCAGTAATAactgataaaatgaaatgataaaaactTAGTGGATAAAATTTCCCTAGCCTATTAAAATACAACGCAAGGAATGAATTCAAAAGTCTTATGTCTTCAAACTGGTTTAATACCAATGCAAACTTACTTTTGGCCTAAAATACTAGCATACAAAAAATGTTATGGCTACACTAGTGAAAACAAGTGCTTCCCATTTAACAGTCCATTTTAATTAGGTAAGTTATAGGCAGTGCAAGCTAGTGATTTTGAAACTGTCATTTCCTTATGTTTGACATATGGGAGAAAGGGAGAACTGGGCAAGCAGGTAATATGAGGGGGAAAGAGGGTAAGATGTAATGCATATTAGCACATTTTGTCGTATGTATACAACTAGTTATCTTCAACTGTACTTTTTCTCCTCAGTAGTGAGcattttactattttcctcATGATATTGATgcattaaattttgaaaataatgcaaAGCAACTACAATTTCTAGTACTTAATATGCTCAGTAGTAAGGAAATACTGGCAAAAATACATTACTATTTTTCACATACTAAGCTATGATCTATTACTTTACATACTTATGAGATTTAGAGACTGGTGTCTTTCTGCGCATTTCAACTATATATCCCATTATAAGAATGAcaaatttgggaaaaaaaaatattaaagattgGCATTTATTGTGGAAAACAGAAACCAGACCACCACAATCTTtgaatgaaacaattttctccaattttaaaaaaggcactTTACAGCCATTATAAGTGTAAAATGGGAGGAACCTTTAGGCAATACTATGCATTAAAGACAGAACAGTATTTGAATGATACCCATCAAAGcaatttttatatgttttcttgtttacaccCATTAGAAGTCTTTAACGTTTCTATAGCTCTTATTGACATTAATTCATCTCCTATTAGTTCTTTTATATATGCTTTCATTAAAGGATACTTACAGTtaattttgtacaattttttttttgctttaattttttgttttgttgggtgCGTGAGTAATCCAATGTTAGCACTTCCATTTATTCCAGAGAATGCTGACGAACCTTGATATTCTTTAAAAGAACTTTAAacgataaatgaaagaaattaaagaatcATCAACTGTTCAATGGTGCAATAAACAGCATCTCCCTACTGATAGTTCTGAGCTGTATTTAAGGCATGACTTTATTTCATCTTACACTTTATTACCACCATATAAATCTCCAACTTTAATTGCTTAAAAGAATTGTCCTTTTTAACATAAATGCTTTCAAAGCTTTATTATGCTAAAATAGCACTAGCAATAGACAGTTTTTGACAAGATTCTTTCATCTTTGACATAGCTATCAAGTGGAGTTTAATGTTTCGACAATATGGTGATCAATGACCTTGAAGAAAATGGCCACAATCCCTTAACAGCTAAACAAGGAAACTCTGTGTATATGTACCTCTatttgacctttttttaaaatgtgtataaatgttGTTGACTTAAAAAATTCTTCTCCCCACCCATCTCATCAAAGCAGGCAGTGAACAAACACTTCATATCAATGACTTTCAGATGTAAGCTATAAAATGCTTGCAGACATTACAAATGTGTCAAGACAAAAGTTCAGCACAGTGTGCAATGCAAGTATTACATATCAAACATGGATTACATCAGCATGATAGCAGTCTtgataacaaaatgtaaaaaacacTCTGACAGTtacgaaaaagaaagataaagtggCTATTACTTACTAGTTTGCTCTAGACTTTTCTTGGAAATGGCCAATCTTtctggtagaaaaaaaaagtgaaatttgaCTTCTTTGGCTGCATCAAAAAGACGGAAGGGTTGTTGGACCTACTTTCGTCTGTTGAAAGCTGAAACGGTACAGGAGGCTTCAATGTCCAAACGAGTCTGGAAGGGGCCATGATGGCCGATGCATCACAATGGCACGTGGCCACATTAGGCTGGGCATGCTAGCCGCACTTCCATTCGTTTGAACACCCCAGCCTCTGAAATTGAATCAACCAAGCACGAAGTACAAGTACTGAGTAAGAAACAGTACTGTAAGGCTGCAAACCTGATTTCATGTCTCTAAAGCAGACATAGTATATTGTAAGAGCCACCTTAATCTTTCTTGTAACATTTGAaccaaagaacaacaaaagggaaaaaaaaaacccaaagctaATGCATACAAGTAAACATCACAAAGGATTTAGATACATATCAAAAATTACTTAATAATGTAACATGTACAGAAAAGAATCCAGAAAAGTCATTATATACACTAATAAAAACTGACTCTcagcacacaaaataaagatgtgtaAGAAATGGCAGGTGAGAGCAGTTTTATATTGTCATCGTTACTGTTGACAAGCACTTTTGCATACTTCTGCTTCCATGTAGTGGGTAATCTGCATTCTTGATCATGTTGAATGGCCAAAGAACATACATGGTTACAAGTGAGATCTAAATTTCCCATGTTGACTTCCTTGTTGATTGGACCAGTGTAATGTCCACCCAATTCTGGAAATGGTAAACCTCATAGGAAAAAACCCACTACCATTGCAACGAACTGCTAAAGAATGAACATACAATTCTAAAATCAGTGAGTTTTGTATCCAGAGTTCATGGGGCTATGCTGTAACTGTAACATTCCACAGACAAAAGCAGCCTTTATATGGGAGCACAATGCCCTAAATGACCACCTCAAAAACatcagggaggaaaaaaaaaacaggatgaGGCTTTCTGAGTTTAGCCAAATAACTCAGAAGCAGAGTTGTAACATGAAACCAAGAAATAAGGCCAGTAATCACAGAATGTTGTGAAATGGCATATTATTTGCAGTGGCAACTTGTGAATCATTTGTCTCTAAGCATTAGATAGTGCAATAACAATGAAGTGGTAGCAGAGTTGACAGCTTTTCTTTGCCTTTAAACATTTGGTCAGTCACAGCAGTGTCTCCTTACACCTCTGTGGAAGATCAGCTGGTACACACCCTGTCTACCTGTCTTTAACACTCTAGCTCCACCTTTGTGCCTACAGTGGATATGACACAGCTATAGTGACATTTATTGTGCAATAAACATCAACACCTACCTAATGAATAAATTAGCTTtcacaatatattttgatatgtgGTAATGTATAATAGACTGGGGAGACAGCATAGTCTAGGGGTTAATACACTTGACTGCAGAGCAAATTGCTGGTTCAGGTAACCATTGCTGTAAAAGTACCCCCGCCCACCCAGCAACTCCTCTGTAGGAAGGGATATCCAATTTGATAGGGAAGATAAAGATTACAGGAGAGGGTTAAGCTCTACTGTGCCTCATAAAAGGTTCACTGCCCTTATATCCTCTAGGCTATGGGACCTTTTACCTAATACAATAGATCTGCTGGATAAGATAGCCAAAGTGAATGCTGAGCCACAAAAATCTGAACTAAGCACTGATATACCATCATCACCAAATCATTAAGAAACCTTTATGTACAACTACTGCTgcaacaagcaaaacaaaggaAGACTGAAAATTAACTATTAACGTTACTTAAAGGTCGACTACGTAAAGTCTTTTCTATTTTACTACTTGTGAACTCCCATCATTAAAAAACCAGATTATTTGTTCTTGCCTAAACCCTACATCTCCAAACATATCAAGGGTGGGAAGATGTAAAGATATTTCCTTAACTCCAAGATatcctttccttctctctacTATATTCTCAAAGATGGTGGTGCTGGTgcagtaaactatttttttaaaagacaaaagtatACATGACTGCCTATTATTTTACAATggcataaaattgtttttaaaaaatgatggtCAAGCCTTTCCCCCAGCCTTTTACTGTTCCTGCTATTCAGGATATgacacagcaaataaaatgttaaataactTACATGCTCAATGGACTtgagcaagaaatgtttggtttccataaaaataaatctaaaaAAACAGAATGGATAATACATCAACATACATGAGCCCTAAATCAAACTGAGTTAACATAAGCAAATACAAAGAACAACGTGAAATGGCAGTCTAGCAGTCAAATGATCTTCTATATGTGAGATCCATCGTTTGTTTGCTCATTTTTATTAGTTAAAGCAACTGATGCCAGTATTGCAGCTATAATTAACTTTTATTTGGTAATGCATCTTTATTATGCACcttatgtattttatgtttttactaATCTTCAAAGCTTTTAATAATTGgttaaaaattactgaaaaagaCTATAAACAAGGAAATTTTTTtggtacaaaacaaaattacctGGTGTTGGGGTTTGAGGaaactgaatttttgttttaatgcaagGATGCAGTTACAGGTGAAGTTGATATCTCTGACATGATTGgagaattttatttcatatctgCCTGAAATAAGGGTGGAGAAAGAGTAGGGTTTTTCTTTAGTGCATTTTGTGCTAACTACAACTGACAtctgcaaataaacaaatcccTGATGTTACAGATTGtattatgaaataaatgttctaaaaaaatgttttggggaGAAAAGTGTTTTCCATCTACGGATGGTTATGTGTTACAAAGTCTTTCAAATCATATGCATCAGTTACAATGCCACTTTgactaaacttaaaaaaaaaaaaaataagaatttttaagACTAATAGTTGCAAGCACAGTATGTGGCAGAATATTTTCAGATGTTTAAATGGAAGGTTTGCTTTGGATTTTGTTTGTGGggtagaataaaaaaaaccaaacaaactggTAATGGACGTGGAAAATATAAGCTAATACTGAGCACACTATTATGTCAGGAAAATGTACTCTGATtagaggttttaaaaaaaaatcatgggaTGTTGAGATAACTGACAATAAGAGATATCATTTGAAACTGCTAGCTGTTTTAGCTAATCCTAGAGACCCCAAACGTCCCACTTCTACCCTATTCTGGCGTACCCAGCtacatcatattttttttaatggttaacTAAGGGGTATCCATAACTCTAATTTGATacactttttatgtatttactAGAATAATCAGAggctattaaaataattatagcaTGAAGTACAAGCTTACTTGTATAATATCAATATGTCAGTGTACAAGTTTACTTGTATCATATCAATAtgacattttgtgttttcaatatattttaatgaagcCATCACATATTCATCTTATCAGCACGTGTAGTAAATTTAAACAAGATTTTTAGGGTTTAACTtagaaaatgaacattttttttttttacagtggaCACATACACTAAAAATATCTTGTCATATCCACTCGTTAAATGATCACTCTACATATTGTTATGGCATATCCCATGGAACTGGACCTATATAGCTGAACACCaaaatctttaaacattttccaggcttaataaatgtttaaaacttgatttaaaaaatgtaaaaacataaatatacaatgacaatgatgacagaCTGATTTCTTAAATGTTAGCCCTGTAAATTTCAGttgtgacctttttttttttttttaaattggacCTGTTAACCAGTAAGACAAAGTAAAGTAAAAGCTATTGctgatttctttaaatattttcagcacGCACTGATGGACTAGTTGAGTGCATAAGAGACCTCTCTTTATGCCTTGTTATCCCTATAGGTGATCACAACCTTGATGATTTggcaaagggagaaaactttCACAGAGCTCGGTTTAGGCTGAGTAGGGACAGAAGAGCTGAATcaattcttttattcttctcttctgtctctACTCAGCCAAAAACTGACCATTCCAATTTGTAAAGATAGATCAAACTTTGTCACATCCAACAATTGAGAACCTATGCATTGAACAATTTTAAAGCTCCTTAACAGTGCACTAGGTATGAGGATGTAATATTCCCAATGAAAAAGCCTATTTCACACACCATAACTGCTACTAGCATCTTCAGGTAAAGAGTTTATGCTTAAAGAGATCTATATTAAAGACtattattaatcattattacCAAAAGGAACACCTAAGGTgaaatgtgaaatttaaaaaatattttgcaagtATAGACAGTGTTTAGATActgtaaattatataaattcCAGGAAATGACCGCAGTAATCTTCTTATTCAGCAGctactgataaaatatttactcactGCATTACTTTTGCCAGCAGACTAGTACTTAGTGAGGGAGAATATAATGGAAGTTTGCCTTGTTAGTGAAATTCAGTGGTGACTTCAGCGCACATAACATTTCATAATTTCTCGATGCAACATGTTCAAAATACTTCGACAACTACGCTGCTCaggtatggttttttttttttaaacccagcattttctaatatttaaatatcaatGACATTTGTCGTTCGACAAGGTGTAAGGAAAGTCTCTCGAGtagaaaaaaataccaaa
This is a stretch of genomic DNA from Pomacea canaliculata isolate SZHN2017 linkage group LG3, ASM307304v1, whole genome shotgun sequence. It encodes these proteins:
- the LOC112560590 gene encoding zinc finger CCCH domain-containing protein 13-like, with the protein product MMESSPEYPSSSEEMGMEIDLEAGSSESSPRVEQDDGANSCHRSENGQDSRYSPTHPTGDEESDDSFQDIDHRHNTSASGSQHSSGASFPTDYGCHSDTSGGSHADHALNHGSVSHDDGDSKDYKIDHDALPVSDHNVDSPQELGPSQASQESRGSFEMSDTFLDNLCPPDNASEEGEEEDRGIQKKEKAGDQQENCRRDRIEKHTELGPESSPVPEHSQKQSQDVLLLSPAEHLECREEEQYMAERENLSKEEKLHPTGPVAAGHGESVAKNSQREDVSKRKDSDKDSRKAHGSDDRIGIAETPPDFDEKEQADLCVQEKYPSDTRMSEDNRVSHLLSEEDIEDARSSATEHSISGARCLGVTRVIERRDTEEGEEGDSRVVQAVKAEPKYESDEDVQIIEPPAETEPIDMLIVEDDEDDDINQIPKMPISELPRIPKKKRTVEQDGADLRIVIREEGRHRDDPDRRRKEERRRESRHERDSHRDKDSYRESHKDSYREKDSFRGKDSYRDKDVHRDKEPHREKDSSKDSYREKDTYREKDTYKDSYKDKDSYRDLYKDKDSYRDKESYRDRESQGRSESDRRSDSGRRSESDRSRRRRHRSHSRSHERRSRSRERRRSRRSRSRSRSHSRDRSHHRNRRSRGRERSGDRERQSHKKKRKDKSRERRSRRSPSDSHSRSPLSVDREGWNKENLNDDEESDVDIVEITRRKRHSRHHSDSKPDEAPVPAKRQAVTWSPSDTHAKDPSETPSPVASPVPEPVPEAQEDETDDEEEKGKLEIVDVEQEVESPAVDEPADSTEDSASGLIEKGEEEPSDIIVPEKTEDASQQVQTVTSGEGLLPRSVSLEGPLPKPGSGEGLLPTPVRGGKLEESVYDPAHPTDEELEREALFASGEAHALPPPQLDMMGGLAGQFLREGGILQPPSQSVPLPAVTFGPHRHLLVNPVIVSRPPYPRFSSQMPAPPLPPRFQWQVGGPGIISLQNQFGQRLPPAPPPPPPRGYAPQLNGGFETLPLEGPPPTIGQFPASVHTSLSDIAPMPAPPIPPQALHLLPHPPSQPHPLSHQHSLSHQMEAGLQEEEMAGKKFDLPLPELLACKNLAGLKDSEISTRQEDSISRSKLLPSVFKVPLPPGPAGKADNKNSLSAVQIMDVAPDDPEDSTEVIDMDMSPLEDECELELPTPPDQDTEPAHGHSEVNNSKPLAAIDLKALSSVIKKLTSQAGDDVPTSAVDLTNKEKYLKKLHLQERVVDEVKQAIRPFYSHKKISKDEYKEILRKCVPKVCHSKSGDINPQKIQQLVEAYVTKFKKMRKGKKDKPSKDKMKANGERIKSQR